In the genome of Arachis hypogaea cultivar Tifrunner chromosome 9, arahy.Tifrunner.gnm2.J5K5, whole genome shotgun sequence, the window AAGAGGTTGTGATTCGAGTCTCTCTatcttcaataaaaaaaaaacataggtataaattatatctttttagtgcacttttttaaatatgaatttaaactaTTGTTGATCAAGTACCGGTATaaaataatagtattattttttattattagttagtaatttttaaaaatattgactaaaaatatAGCATTAAACTgttaaactaaaaatattgaactattgattaaaaagaaaaaatttagggACCcgcataattttattaaaatttagtcaatatttaatcagtaaaaaaatgaataattttatattattagatataattttatatcattaaaaatattaataataactaattaatgtctataaatcacaaaatttgttAGTTCCTAACACTTCTcgattaaaaatatttgttaatataAATTAACATTGTTGACTTTTAAACTTTTTTTCTTGTATTGACCATTGATGATGAATTTAGTTgtaataattaaatttagaagACTAACTATAATATAAGCTAATTaagatcattttttattttaaaatttaaaaaattaaggtaatgattttttttgtaaGAGAATTATCTTTTAACTAGTTAGCTAAAGTTAATTTCGCTCCTAATTAATACAAAAGCACAACTAATattataaaagagaaatatatcGCTCTTAACATAGTATATATTACGATGATTATTATTATGATGATTATAataattatactaaaattaaaatattatttttattatttgataacatttttagttaattaacaaattttatattttatatcaataatttatatataaaatttaatatttaaaatttaaaatgattttttttaattttcaataacaaattaatttttaacaaaagttGCACTCTTGTTTTTTctacaatttattattatttcctatacttttaaatataaaaaataaaaacaaaagatgtTGTAAAGatgtaaaaaaatatgaaattaattttagtaatattttttaagtattgATAAATATTTGTGAGTATGCACCTGTCTTGCTTTCTGCGTGCATCGAGTTCTCTAGCTAAGTCATCCCAATAAAGGTTCACACCACCACCTTCAATGTCGAAATCAATGCCATCAAGGTACACACTCCCTAATGGACCCTTTTGGCCAGTGAGGAAGTTCTTGTAAAGGTAGTCGGAGACGTTCCTGGCATCGTCCGGCGAGCATAAGGAGTAAGGCCCAACGGCTCCTCCAAGGGAGAGGAACACCTTCACACCGTTGCTTTGGCAATGTTTAATTTCTGGTTCGAGTTTGTCACAAGGGGACCATGGCCCACAGTGGCCAGCAAAGTTCCAATCTGGAGTTCTGCCACAACCGAAAGTGTAGAGAAAGGCGAGGATCACAATCTCAAAGTTTCCGGTGTCACATGTGGAGGTTAAGGTACCGTCGCCATTGTTCTGGCCCCAGTAGATGGCTATGCCACCTTTGGCATGTGCAGAGGAGAGggtgaggaggaagaagaggagcaaTGCTAATGCTTGATGAGTACTACTACTCTTGTTGGAAGCCATAGTGGTTTTCTGTTTTTAGTGGAGAGTGTGGTGCAAAGACAGTGTGAAgtaacctatttataatggtcaCAATAACTTATGTACTAGAAATCTCTAGCATTTAAAATGTGATCAATTATTGATGAGAAACTTTGGACCACTTAGTATAAGATTCGTACACTTGATTATTCAGAAATCAAATTAAGCATGCAAAAGATgtgtttgatattaaaaaatgagTAGTACCTACTATTCTATTCCAAACaaataataaagtaacaattttaCTAGTTAATCAACTTGTATTAGCCGGTGGTCAATTTACATACTTATTTGCTTGAATTtgaattctttaaattttgaatgaaaaagtcTAGGAGACCAGtaattttattgcattttggccagcatgtaatcaGCAGAAAaatgtgagtcattg includes:
- the LOC112712412 gene encoding hevamine-A, which produces MASNKSSSTHQALALLLFFLLTLSSAHAKGGIAIYWGQNNGDGTLTSTCDTGNFEIVILAFLYTFGCGRTPDWNFAGHCGPWSPCDKLEPEIKHCQSNGVKVFLSLGGAVGPYSLCSPDDARNVSDYLYKNFLTGQKGPLGSVYLDGIDFDIEGGGVNLYWDDLARELDARRKQDRYFYLSAAPQCFFTDYYLDTAIRTWLFDYLFIQFYNNPPCQYSNGDASLLISSWNTWTSYVKLNNTVFMGLPAAPDAAPSGGYISPQDLCTKVLPIIKHTPNYGGVMLWDRFRDVTNHYSDQIKDCVIVDDSVRVSQTLMATLSNTITECVSAAFNRIMPKLRPF